One stretch of Hemibagrus wyckioides isolate EC202008001 linkage group LG01, SWU_Hwy_1.0, whole genome shotgun sequence DNA includes these proteins:
- the cmtm8b gene encoding CKLF-like MARVEL transmembrane domain-containing protein 8b, whose amino-acid sequence MEEDPESRAVTTVNRSSKSPTLEDLGLSHSALAYDHKFVCSPPGLLMFGEIGCGLLVWTLLGGTEYLRVPALGWVMFVSVVCWVLTVCLLLLYLTTAHTKIPQIPWSTLGLCFNSSATVLYLTAAVINATSVPQAIRGRYYYISWITSTVFAFLVVLCYAANSYVSYKSWRSKSEDA is encoded by the exons ATGGAAGAAGACCCGGAGTCCAGAGCAGTGACCACAGTGAACAGGAGCAGCAAAAGTCCCACATTAGAGGATTTGGGCCTCTCACATTCTGCTCTGGCTTATGACCACAAGTTTGTGTGCTCTCCTCCAGGACTGCTAATGTTTGGGGAAATA GGTTGTGGATTGCTTGTGTGGACTCTTCTAGGTGGAACTGAGTATTTGCGGGTGCCAGCACTGGGCTGGGTGATGTTTGTGTCAGTGGTTTGCTGGGTGCTGACTGTCTGCCTTCTTCTACTGTACCTGACCACTGCTCACACAAAGATCCCCCAAATCCCATGGTCAACTCTG GGACTGTGCTTCAACAGCAGTGCCACTGTTCTATACTTGACAGCTGCAGTGATTAATGCTACATCTGTGCCACAAGCCATTAGGGGGCGCTATTACTACATCAGCTGGATTACTTCCACG GTATTTGCCTTCTTAGTTGTGCTTTGTTACGCAGCAAATTCATATGTGAGCTACAAATCCTGGAGATCAAAAAGTGAGGATGCCTAA